A stretch of Candidatus Sulfotelmatobacter sp. DNA encodes these proteins:
- a CDS encoding OsmC family protein, translating into MGQRAHRYAAAVRWTGNTGAGTASYRAYERAFAVTVEGKPALLGSSDPLFRGDAARYNPEELLVASVSSCHLLWYLHLCATNGVVVLDYVDEAEGQMVETDDGGGRFTRIVLRPRIVVSAESDLARAQALHRDAHAKCFIANSVNFPVDHEPTIVQASSRPRTSPESANA; encoded by the coding sequence ATGGGGCAGCGCGCGCACCGCTACGCCGCCGCCGTCCGCTGGACCGGCAACACCGGCGCCGGCACCGCCAGCTATCGCGCCTACGAGCGCGCCTTCGCGGTCACCGTCGAAGGCAAGCCGGCCCTGCTGGGCTCGAGCGATCCGCTCTTCCGCGGTGACGCCGCGCGCTACAATCCCGAGGAGCTGCTGGTCGCCTCGGTGTCGTCGTGCCATCTGCTGTGGTACCTGCACTTGTGCGCAACCAACGGCGTCGTCGTGCTCGACTACGTCGACGAGGCCGAGGGCCAGATGGTCGAGACCGACGACGGCGGCGGGCGCTTCACGCGCATTGTGCTCCGCCCGCGCATCGTGGTCAGCGCCGAGTCCGACCTGGCCAGAGCGCAGGCGCTGCACCGTGACGCGCACGCCAAGTGTTTCATCGCCAACTCGGTCAACTTCCCGGTCGACCACGAGCCGACCATCGTCCAGGCATCTTCGAGGCCGAGGACTTCGCCGGAATCCGCTAACGCGTGA
- a CDS encoding sugar phosphate nucleotidyltransferase, with translation MKAVLMAGGEGSRLRPLTSRRPKPLAPVAGKPVMEHIVELLRTHGFTEIVSTLHYLADEIESWFGDGSAHDVKMHYVVEDTPLGTAGAVKMAHELLGDERFLIISGDALTALDLGAIVRHHVERGNDATIVLQRVTNPLEFGVVVTDEQQRIVRFLEKPSWGEVFSDTINTGIYVLEPGILDRMERGKIYDWSKDLFPEMLREGAKLGGYITDDYWTDIGNLEQYQQANYDALDRKVAIAFPGTEVTPGVWAGEGTRIDPDAQLDGPIVLGRDVRVAAGAHIVGPTVIGDRSLVERGATISRSVLWEDCYVGEESTLNDCTVADRNTIERRATVQEASVIGRGCTIGQGATVNAHLKLWPDKWVNAGAIVSMSLIYGQKWPGSLFGSVGIRGLANLEITPEFALKLGQAFGTYLKSGQYVMTSRDTHPASRVMNRCIISGLLSVGVNVLDLRSYPLPLARYAVRVGGDGGVHVRVAPDDANAIVFEFFDHTGIGIDKGAERKVENLFFREDFRRTPMDAVGRLDFPSRALERYTASFVDALHARALAEANFRVVVDYAFGNASIVLPQILGGLGVDQIALNAYFDAQKVRTFRNDREHHLRQLTSVVTSLEADLGVLIDADGETVTLVDDKGSIVGRNRLVALLTLLIARAQPGARIALPLTIPSVVERIAHDNGAEIVRARSDRRSVMALAEKDGANLAFAAGAEYELVFPEFQPAFDGIYATAKIMELLAAERRKLSELVAMLPEWHIAGRVVPCPWERKGAVMRSLHDEAAHGGNGKVETLDGVRLGRPHGWVLVLPDATDASVNVWAEGDTDDEASHYADEIAARVTAIASA, from the coding sequence ATGAAAGCCGTTCTGATGGCCGGCGGGGAAGGTTCCCGGCTGCGCCCGCTGACTTCCCGACGGCCGAAGCCGTTGGCGCCGGTGGCCGGCAAGCCGGTGATGGAGCACATCGTCGAGCTGCTGCGCACGCACGGGTTCACCGAGATCGTCTCGACGCTGCACTACCTGGCCGACGAGATCGAGTCGTGGTTCGGTGACGGTTCGGCGCACGACGTCAAGATGCACTACGTCGTCGAGGACACGCCGCTGGGAACCGCGGGCGCGGTCAAGATGGCGCACGAGCTGCTCGGCGACGAACGTTTCCTGATCATCAGCGGCGACGCGCTGACCGCGCTGGACCTCGGGGCGATCGTGCGCCACCACGTCGAGCGCGGGAACGACGCCACGATCGTGCTGCAGCGCGTGACCAACCCGCTCGAGTTCGGCGTCGTCGTGACCGACGAACAGCAGCGCATCGTGCGCTTTCTCGAAAAGCCGTCGTGGGGCGAAGTCTTCTCCGACACGATCAACACCGGCATCTACGTGCTCGAGCCCGGGATCTTGGACCGGATGGAGCGCGGCAAGATCTACGACTGGTCGAAGGACCTCTTCCCCGAGATGCTGCGCGAGGGCGCCAAGCTCGGCGGCTACATCACCGACGACTACTGGACCGACATCGGCAACCTCGAGCAGTATCAGCAGGCCAACTACGACGCGCTCGACCGCAAGGTCGCGATCGCCTTTCCGGGGACGGAGGTCACGCCCGGCGTGTGGGCCGGCGAAGGGACGCGGATCGATCCCGACGCGCAGCTCGACGGCCCGATCGTGCTCGGGCGCGACGTGCGCGTCGCGGCCGGCGCGCACATCGTCGGGCCGACGGTCATCGGCGACCGCAGCCTGGTCGAGCGCGGCGCGACGATCTCGCGCAGCGTGCTGTGGGAGGACTGCTACGTCGGCGAAGAGTCGACGCTCAACGACTGCACCGTCGCCGACCGCAACACGATCGAACGGCGCGCCACCGTCCAGGAAGCCAGCGTCATCGGCCGCGGCTGCACGATCGGACAAGGTGCGACGGTCAACGCGCACCTCAAGCTGTGGCCCGACAAGTGGGTCAACGCCGGCGCGATCGTCTCGATGTCGCTCATCTACGGCCAGAAGTGGCCGGGCTCGCTGTTCGGCTCGGTCGGCATTCGCGGCTTGGCCAACCTCGAGATCACGCCGGAGTTCGCGCTCAAGCTCGGACAGGCGTTCGGGACGTACCTCAAGAGCGGCCAATACGTGATGACCAGCCGCGACACGCACCCCGCCTCGCGGGTGATGAACCGCTGCATCATCTCCGGCTTGCTCAGCGTCGGCGTCAACGTGCTCGACCTGCGCTCGTACCCGCTCCCGCTGGCGCGCTACGCGGTGCGGGTCGGCGGCGACGGCGGCGTGCACGTTCGCGTCGCGCCGGACGACGCCAACGCGATCGTCTTCGAGTTCTTCGACCACACCGGGATCGGGATCGACAAGGGCGCCGAACGCAAGGTCGAAAACCTGTTCTTCCGCGAGGACTTCCGCCGCACGCCGATGGACGCGGTCGGCCGCCTCGACTTCCCCTCGCGCGCGCTCGAGCGCTACACGGCCTCGTTCGTCGACGCGCTCCACGCGCGCGCGCTGGCCGAGGCCAACTTCCGCGTCGTGGTCGACTACGCGTTCGGCAACGCCTCGATCGTGCTGCCGCAGATCCTAGGCGGCCTGGGTGTCGACCAGATCGCGCTCAACGCCTATTTCGACGCGCAGAAGGTGCGCACGTTCCGCAACGATCGCGAGCACCACTTGCGGCAGTTGACCTCGGTCGTCACCTCGCTCGAGGCCGACCTGGGCGTGCTGATCGACGCCGACGGCGAGACGGTGACGCTGGTCGACGACAAGGGCAGCATCGTCGGGCGCAACCGGCTGGTCGCGTTGCTCACGCTGCTGATCGCGCGCGCGCAGCCCGGTGCGCGGATCGCGCTGCCGCTGACGATCCCCTCGGTGGTCGAGAGGATCGCGCACGACAACGGCGCCGAGATCGTGCGCGCGCGCAGCGACCGCCGCTCGGTGATGGCGCTGGCCGAGAAGGACGGCGCGAACTTGGCGTTCGCGGCGGGCGCGGAGTACGAGCTGGTCTTCCCCGAGTTCCAGCCGGCGTTCGACGGCATCTACGCGACCGCGAAGATCATGGAGCTGCTGGCCGCCGAGCGGCGCAAGCTTTCCGAGCTGGTCGCGATGCTGCCGGAGTGGCACATCGCGGGCCGCGTCGTGCCGTGTCCGTGGGAGCGCAAGGGCGCGGTGATGCGCTCGCTGCACGACGAGGCGGCGCACGGCGGCAACGGCAAGGTCGAGACGCTCGACGGCGTGCGGCTGGGCCGTCCGCACGGCTGGGTGCTGGTGCTCCCCGACGCGACCGACGCCTCGGTCAACGTCTGGGCCGAAGGCGACACCGACGACGAGGCGTCGCACTACGCCGACGAGATCGCCGCGCGGGTTACCGCGATCGCTTCAGCGTGA
- a CDS encoding DEAD/DEAH box helicase, whose translation MTQTFEALGVQPVLLRALRALDFTVPTPVQAAAIPPALAGRDVLASAQTGTGKTAAFGLPLLQHVLTLPRGRTHALVLAPTRELAAQICQHLQAMARGTDVRIAAVFGGVGFGPQIKAFARGTDIIVACPGRLLDLMAQKVTRLGDVSVFVLDEADRMLDMGFLPNVRRIAAALPAKRQTLFFSATVAPEIEKLSRELLRDPVRVATAPPKATTAEGITHRAYTIDQTRKTELLMKLLEDNGIYSAIAFTRTKARANRLALHLEKHKIAADRIHGDRSQAQRTRALDQFKRGKLRVLVATDVAARGIDVQDLGHVVNFDVPMVPADYVHRVGRTARAQATGEAITFVSRDEEPLFRDIEKVVGKRIDRAKLPVLPSQN comes from the coding sequence TTGACGCAGACCTTTGAAGCACTCGGCGTGCAGCCGGTGCTGTTGCGCGCGCTGCGCGCCCTCGATTTTACCGTGCCCACGCCCGTCCAGGCCGCGGCGATCCCGCCCGCGCTGGCCGGACGCGACGTCCTCGCCTCGGCGCAGACCGGCACCGGCAAGACGGCCGCCTTCGGGTTGCCGCTGCTCCAACACGTCCTCACGCTGCCCCGCGGCCGCACCCACGCGCTCGTTCTCGCGCCGACCCGCGAGCTGGCCGCCCAGATCTGCCAGCACCTGCAGGCCATGGCGCGCGGCACCGACGTGCGCATCGCGGCCGTCTTCGGCGGCGTCGGCTTCGGCCCGCAGATCAAGGCCTTCGCGCGCGGTACCGACATCATCGTCGCGTGTCCGGGCCGGCTGCTCGACCTGATGGCACAGAAGGTCACGCGCCTGGGCGACGTCAGCGTGTTCGTCCTCGACGAGGCGGACCGCATGCTCGACATGGGCTTCTTGCCGAACGTGCGGCGCATCGCCGCCGCGCTGCCGGCGAAACGCCAGACGCTGTTCTTCAGCGCGACCGTCGCGCCGGAGATCGAGAAGCTCAGCCGCGAGCTGCTGCGCGATCCGGTGCGCGTGGCGACGGCGCCCCCCAAGGCGACCACCGCCGAGGGCATCACGCACCGCGCCTACACGATCGACCAGACCCGCAAGACCGAGCTGCTCATGAAGCTGCTCGAGGACAACGGCATCTACAGCGCGATCGCGTTCACGCGCACCAAGGCGCGAGCGAACCGGCTGGCCCTGCACCTGGAGAAGCACAAGATCGCCGCCGACCGCATCCACGGCGATCGCTCGCAGGCGCAGCGCACGCGTGCGCTCGATCAGTTCAAGCGCGGAAAGCTGCGCGTGCTGGTGGCGACCGACGTGGCCGCTCGTGGCATCGACGTGCAAGACCTCGGCCACGTCGTCAACTTCGACGTCCCGATGGTGCCCGCGGACTACGTGCACCGCGTCGGCCGCACCGCGCGCGCGCAGGCGACCGGCGAGGCGATCACCTTCGTCTCGCGTGACGAAGAGCCGCTCTTCCGCGACATCGAGAAGGTCGTCGGCAAGCGCATCGACCGCGCGAAGCTGCCGGTCCTGCCCTCGCAGAACTAA
- a CDS encoding SDR family oxidoreductase gives MSSALLVTGGSRGIGAAIVRRAAEAGWSVAFTYAADADAARAVEAEVTGAGGRALAVRADVANEDEMQHAFAETERAFGPLGGLVNNAGITGGVGRLVDLERSTLERVFAINVVGAVMCAREAVRRMSTARGGRGGAIVNITSRAIAYGAPDTYVHYAASKGALEVFSLGLAREVAAEGVRVNAVSPGMIDTEIHAASGDPDRPARMLPTIPMHRMGTADEVAEAVIWLLSPASSYCVGATIDVGGGR, from the coding sequence ATGTCCAGCGCGCTGCTGGTCACCGGCGGTAGCCGCGGTATCGGCGCGGCGATCGTGCGGCGTGCGGCCGAGGCGGGCTGGAGCGTGGCGTTCACCTACGCCGCCGACGCCGACGCGGCGCGCGCCGTCGAGGCCGAGGTCACCGGCGCCGGCGGCCGCGCGCTGGCCGTCCGCGCCGACGTCGCGAACGAGGATGAGATGCAGCACGCGTTCGCCGAGACCGAACGCGCCTTCGGGCCGCTCGGCGGATTGGTCAACAACGCCGGCATCACCGGCGGCGTCGGGCGGCTGGTCGATCTCGAGCGCAGCACGCTCGAGCGCGTCTTCGCGATCAACGTCGTGGGCGCGGTCATGTGCGCGCGCGAGGCGGTACGACGGATGTCGACGGCTCGTGGCGGCCGCGGCGGCGCGATCGTCAACATCACCTCACGCGCGATCGCCTACGGCGCGCCCGACACCTACGTCCACTACGCGGCCAGCAAGGGCGCGCTGGAGGTGTTCTCGCTCGGCCTCGCGCGCGAGGTTGCGGCCGAGGGCGTGCGCGTCAACGCCGTCTCGCCGGGGATGATCGACACCGAGATCCACGCGGCGTCCGGCGACCCCGACCGACCCGCGCGCATGCTGCCGACGATCCCGATGCACCGCATGGGGACGGCCGACGAGGTGGCCGAGGCCGTCATCTGGCTGCTCTCGCCGGCGTCCTCGTACTGCGTGGGTGCCACCATCGACGTCGGCGGCGGTCGCTGA
- the malQ gene encoding 4-alpha-glucanotransferase, with the protein MTRVARRYVDALGQEREAPAETVGRFDELLREPPYAFTPPTLVVREDEPLAVAVTLPAARWHDDLRWTLDTADGERASGTFGLRGATVVRVGEDGEQRFDTRVAELRGPLPLGRHALTLEVAGYARERVTVVVVPRLAYPPRGRTWGIALQLYTLRSQRNHGIGDFADLRAVCTLLGARGASYVGINPLHAPFRSDPEAASPYAASSRRWLNWLAIALDDVPEAHAAGVRAVLDDPAWRARVAAARACDDVDYAAVSALKEPVLRACYAALAHDRARADAFARWCAEQGDPLQRFAAFEVLIERHGRDLTAWPAGLRAPDLPDVALALGDDAAALGYAMYLQWLADQQLAAVAAAAAQHGVALYRDLAVGVDAGAADVWADRAAYVGGVRVGAPPDVLNTFGQDWGLPPLDPRTLADDGYAQLLALLQANCRYAGALRIDHAFSLARLYWIPAGAGASDGTYVSYPLDDLRGIVALASVRERCVVIGEDLGTVPDGFRERMEATGILAYRILFFERHADGTFAAPEEYPAAALAASGTHDLATIPAWLHGDDLLLREQLGLARTPLTDEQASRERERTLLLDTLQRHGDLAGNERDDETAIVVAANRYLAASPCAIVMGQLDDVLGERRPVNVPGTSLEYPNWRRKLSTTVEALADDLRVARLCTAFNEIRPRENGR; encoded by the coding sequence ATGACGCGCGTCGCGCGCCGCTACGTCGACGCGCTCGGTCAGGAGCGCGAAGCGCCGGCCGAGACGGTCGGCCGATTCGACGAGCTCCTGCGCGAGCCGCCGTACGCCTTCACGCCGCCGACGCTGGTGGTGCGCGAGGACGAGCCGCTGGCCGTCGCGGTGACGCTCCCGGCGGCGCGCTGGCACGACGACCTGCGCTGGACGCTCGACACCGCCGACGGTGAACGCGCGTCGGGAACGTTCGGCCTGCGCGGCGCGACGGTCGTGCGCGTCGGCGAAGACGGCGAGCAGCGGTTCGACACGCGCGTGGCCGAGCTGCGCGGTCCGTTGCCGCTGGGCCGCCACGCGCTGACGTTGGAAGTCGCCGGCTACGCGCGCGAGCGGGTGACGGTGGTGGTCGTGCCGCGGCTGGCCTATCCGCCGCGCGGCCGCACGTGGGGCATCGCCCTGCAGCTCTACACGCTGCGCTCGCAGCGCAACCACGGCATCGGCGACTTCGCGGATCTGCGCGCCGTCTGCACGCTGCTCGGCGCGCGCGGCGCGTCGTACGTCGGCATCAACCCGCTGCACGCGCCGTTCCGCTCCGACCCGGAGGCGGCGAGTCCCTACGCGGCCTCCTCGCGCCGCTGGCTCAACTGGCTCGCGATCGCGCTCGACGACGTGCCGGAGGCGCACGCCGCCGGCGTGCGGGCCGTCCTCGACGATCCCGCCTGGCGCGCGCGGGTCGCGGCCGCGCGTGCCTGCGACGACGTCGACTACGCCGCCGTCTCGGCGCTGAAAGAGCCGGTGCTGCGCGCGTGCTATGCGGCGCTCGCGCACGACCGGGCGCGCGCGGACGCGTTCGCGCGCTGGTGTGCCGAGCAGGGCGATCCGCTGCAGCGCTTCGCCGCCTTCGAGGTGCTGATCGAACGGCACGGGCGCGACCTCACGGCGTGGCCCGCCGGGCTGCGCGCACCGGACTTGCCGGACGTCGCGCTCGCGTTGGGCGACGACGCCGCGGCGCTCGGCTACGCGATGTACCTGCAATGGCTGGCCGACCAGCAGTTGGCGGCGGTCGCCGCCGCCGCGGCGCAGCACGGCGTCGCCTTGTACCGCGATCTCGCCGTCGGGGTGGACGCCGGCGCGGCCGACGTGTGGGCCGACCGCGCGGCGTACGTCGGCGGCGTGCGCGTCGGCGCGCCGCCCGACGTGCTCAACACGTTCGGCCAAGACTGGGGATTGCCGCCGCTCGATCCGCGCACGCTGGCCGACGACGGGTACGCCCAGCTGCTCGCGCTGCTGCAAGCCAACTGCCGGTACGCGGGCGCGCTGCGCATCGACCACGCTTTCTCGCTGGCGCGCCTGTACTGGATCCCGGCCGGCGCCGGTGCGAGCGACGGAACCTACGTCAGCTATCCGCTCGACGACCTGCGCGGCATCGTCGCGCTGGCCAGCGTGCGCGAACGGTGCGTCGTGATCGGGGAAGACCTGGGCACGGTGCCGGACGGTTTTCGCGAGCGCATGGAGGCGACCGGTATCCTTGCATACCGCATCCTGTTCTTCGAGCGTCACGCCGACGGCACGTTCGCAGCCCCCGAGGAGTATCCGGCCGCCGCGCTGGCCGCCTCGGGGACGCACGACCTCGCCACGATCCCGGCGTGGCTGCACGGCGACGACCTGCTGCTGCGCGAGCAGCTGGGGTTGGCCCGGACGCCGCTGACCGACGAGCAAGCGTCCCGCGAGCGCGAACGTACCCTGCTGCTCGACACCCTCCAGCGGCACGGCGATTTGGCGGGGAACGAACGGGACGATGAGACCGCGATCGTCGTCGCCGCGAACCGTTACCTCGCCGCTTCGCCCTGTGCCATCGTGATGGGACAGCTCGACGACGTCCTGGGAGAACGCCGCCCGGTCAACGTCCCGGGAACTTCGCTCGAATATCCGAATTGGCGTCGCAAGCTCTCGACCACCGTCGAAGCCCTCGCGGACGACCTCCGCGTCGCGCGCCTCTGCACCGCCTTCAACGAAATCCGCCCCCGTGAGAACGGACGATGA
- a CDS encoding RNA polymerase sigma factor: protein MTRPESVRAIEAVWGIKSPRLVAALTRVVRDVGLAEEFAQDAFVSALSQWSSDGIPRNPGAWLMSVAKRRAIDYFRRAQTAEDKYRLLGHELQDQESEESVFATLDEDYIPDDLLRLMFVACHPVLSVEARVALTLRLLGGLSTTEIARAFLSSEPTIAQRIVRAKRTLAEARVPFEVPDAAQRMQRLTSVLEVIYLIFNEGYSASSGEDILRPALSQEALRLGRVLAQLAPEEGEVHGLVALMELQSSRARARVGPSGEHVLLLEQDRSRWDQLLIRRGLGALERAERLGPLGPYALQAAIAACHARARRAEETDWARIAALYDALAELYPTAVVKLNRAVAVGMAFGPQSGLEQVDALLAEPALSAYHLLPSVRGDLLEKLERFAEARAEFERAAALAHNARDRELLLTRAARCARA from the coding sequence GTGACGAGGCCGGAGTCGGTGCGCGCGATCGAAGCCGTCTGGGGGATCAAGTCCCCCAGACTCGTGGCCGCGCTCACCCGCGTCGTTCGCGACGTCGGTCTGGCCGAGGAATTCGCGCAGGACGCGTTCGTCTCGGCGCTCTCCCAATGGTCGAGCGACGGAATTCCGCGCAATCCGGGAGCGTGGCTGATGTCGGTTGCGAAGCGTCGCGCGATCGACTACTTCCGGCGAGCGCAGACGGCTGAGGACAAGTACCGGCTGCTCGGCCACGAGCTGCAGGACCAGGAATCGGAGGAGTCCGTCTTCGCCACGCTCGACGAGGACTACATCCCCGACGACCTGCTGCGCCTGATGTTCGTCGCGTGTCACCCGGTGCTCTCGGTCGAAGCACGCGTCGCCTTGACGCTGCGCTTGCTCGGCGGTCTCTCGACGACGGAGATCGCGCGAGCGTTCCTCTCATCGGAGCCGACGATCGCGCAGCGAATCGTTCGCGCGAAGCGCACGCTGGCGGAGGCGCGCGTGCCGTTCGAGGTGCCCGACGCGGCGCAGCGGATGCAACGCCTGACCTCGGTCCTCGAAGTCATCTACCTCATCTTCAACGAGGGCTACTCGGCCTCGAGCGGCGAGGACATTCTTCGGCCCGCGCTCTCGCAGGAGGCGTTGCGGCTGGGGCGCGTTCTCGCCCAGCTCGCGCCCGAGGAGGGTGAGGTGCACGGGCTGGTCGCGCTGATGGAGCTGCAGTCGTCGCGCGCGCGAGCGCGCGTCGGACCATCCGGCGAGCACGTCCTGCTGCTCGAGCAGGATCGGTCACGTTGGGACCAGCTGCTGATTCGGCGCGGCCTGGGCGCGCTCGAACGTGCTGAGCGGTTGGGGCCGCTCGGGCCGTACGCGCTGCAAGCGGCGATCGCCGCCTGCCACGCGCGAGCGCGCAGGGCGGAGGAGACCGACTGGGCGCGCATCGCCGCGCTCTACGACGCGCTCGCCGAGCTGTATCCCACCGCGGTCGTCAAGCTGAACCGTGCCGTCGCCGTCGGCATGGCGTTCGGCCCCCAAAGCGGCCTCGAGCAGGTGGACGCGCTCCTCGCCGAGCCCGCGCTGAGCGCCTACCATCTCTTGCCGAGCGTGCGCGGCGACCTGCTCGAGAAGCTCGAGCGCTTCGCCGAGGCGCGCGCCGAGTTCGAGCGCGCGGCCGCGCTGGCGCACAACGCCCGCGACCGCGAGCTGCTGCTCACCCGCGCCGCTCGCTGTGCGCGAGCGTAG
- a CDS encoding glycosyltransferase family 4 protein: MIPRQVALLSFEGPDRYASIGGLATRVSQLARALGAAGHEVELYFVGDPNAKPIEQSDPGVTLRRWSQWISAQHPRNVYDGETGKVHDWETSLPPWIIDTLVAPAAARGERVLVICEEWQTANVAIAIDRLARERGIRGALTLMWNANNTYGFDRIHWPTLARAAAVTCVSKYMKFELAQWNVSALVIPNGLDPALLDGADPERTAALREAFGKAPTCFKVGRFDPDKNWLQAVDAIVELRAGGIPARMIVRGGREPYGDVVFGRARERGLTVERLAYEGSDWRELAKALAYVEAPIVHVRAFLDEPTLYAMYAATDVVLANSGKEPFGLVGLEVMAAGGIVVCGATGEEYAEPFVNAIVCDTSDGRELATYLRALFGDDALAAELRTNGAQTAARYTWHQAIEALDRKIAYVDAVAR; the protein is encoded by the coding sequence ATGATCCCCCGTCAGGTCGCGCTGCTCTCGTTCGAGGGACCGGATCGCTACGCGTCGATCGGTGGCCTGGCCACCCGCGTCAGCCAACTGGCGCGCGCGCTGGGCGCGGCCGGCCACGAGGTCGAGCTGTACTTCGTCGGCGATCCCAACGCGAAGCCGATCGAACAGAGCGATCCGGGCGTCACCTTGCGGCGCTGGTCGCAGTGGATCTCGGCGCAGCACCCGCGCAACGTCTACGACGGCGAGACCGGCAAGGTGCACGACTGGGAGACCAGCCTGCCCCCGTGGATCATCGACACGCTGGTCGCACCGGCCGCCGCGCGCGGCGAGCGGGTGCTGGTGATCTGCGAAGAGTGGCAGACCGCCAACGTCGCGATCGCCATCGACCGGCTGGCGCGCGAGCGCGGCATTCGCGGCGCGCTCACGCTGATGTGGAACGCGAACAACACCTATGGGTTCGATCGCATCCACTGGCCGACGCTGGCGCGCGCCGCCGCGGTCACGTGCGTGAGCAAGTACATGAAGTTCGAGCTGGCGCAGTGGAACGTCTCGGCGCTGGTGATCCCCAACGGGCTCGACCCCGCGCTGCTCGACGGCGCCGACCCGGAGCGCACGGCCGCGCTGCGCGAGGCGTTCGGCAAGGCGCCGACCTGTTTCAAGGTCGGCCGTTTCGACCCCGACAAGAATTGGCTGCAGGCGGTCGACGCGATCGTCGAGCTGCGCGCGGGCGGGATACCGGCGCGCATGATCGTGCGCGGCGGCCGCGAGCCGTACGGCGACGTCGTGTTCGGGCGCGCGCGCGAGCGCGGGCTGACCGTCGAGCGGCTGGCGTACGAAGGCAGCGATTGGCGCGAGCTGGCCAAGGCGCTGGCGTACGTCGAGGCGCCGATCGTGCACGTGCGCGCGTTCCTCGACGAGCCGACGCTGTACGCGATGTACGCCGCTACCGACGTCGTGCTGGCGAACAGCGGCAAGGAGCCGTTCGGGTTGGTCGGTCTCGAAGTGATGGCGGCCGGCGGGATCGTCGTCTGCGGCGCGACCGGCGAAGAGTACGCCGAGCCGTTCGTCAACGCGATCGTCTGCGACACGTCCGACGGCCGCGAGCTGGCGACCTATCTGCGTGCGCTGTTCGGCGACGACGCGCTGGCGGCCGAGCTGCGCACCAACGGCGCGCAGACGGCGGCGCGCTATACCTGGCATCAGGCGATCGAAGCGCTCGACCGCAAGATCGCCTACGTCGACGCGGTCGCGCGCTGA
- a CDS encoding retropepsin-like aspartic protease produces MPFALLAAPALAVLLPVLAPARAPRYVRLRLDVVAYGVHGSGELLVDRATARFVRRFDAGPVSEREGWDGTHAWRADATGMARIEGNRAQRDAIRAFARAFARVLGGGTATRIVRHPGATTETTTLADRRIVDGLNVPFALDDVSVDGEWRASVRAVSVAPLADAAFAPPAPPHDVVLTGTTSVALDPSFDLPVVQVRVDEGPALRFLLDTGGQNVITPAAARRCGLVVVGEGTVDGVGPNVVPVRYAAARTVQIGTAVLRDQPFVVLDLGSALPVDGIVGYELLARLAARLDLAHHQLALARSAGAFGGGGARVPFVYDERQPQVEGALDGIAGAAGVDTGNDGPLEVYSHFVRAHDLVHRYHALPDDSSYVGVGGPVAGYLARARSLRIGGVSVDDVAVHLTTSLARGEESDPSVAMQIGDPVWKRFVVIFDYPRRLLRLIPSR; encoded by the coding sequence ATGCCCTTCGCGCTGCTCGCCGCGCCCGCGCTGGCGGTGCTCTTGCCCGTCCTCGCGCCGGCGCGCGCGCCGCGCTACGTGCGCTTGCGGCTCGACGTCGTCGCCTACGGCGTGCACGGCAGCGGCGAGCTGCTCGTCGACCGCGCGACGGCGCGGTTCGTGCGGCGCTTCGACGCCGGTCCCGTCTCCGAGCGCGAAGGCTGGGACGGCACCCACGCGTGGCGCGCCGACGCGACCGGGATGGCCCGGATCGAAGGCAACCGCGCGCAGCGCGACGCGATTCGCGCCTTCGCGCGGGCGTTCGCGCGCGTGCTCGGCGGCGGCACGGCCACCCGCATCGTGCGCCATCCCGGCGCGACCACGGAGACGACCACGCTCGCCGACCGGCGGATCGTCGACGGGCTGAACGTCCCGTTCGCGCTCGACGACGTCTCCGTCGACGGCGAGTGGCGCGCGAGCGTGCGCGCGGTGAGCGTCGCACCGCTCGCCGACGCCGCCTTCGCGCCGCCCGCCCCGCCGCACGACGTCGTGCTGACGGGAACGACGAGCGTGGCGCTCGATCCGAGCTTCGATCTGCCGGTCGTGCAGGTGCGCGTGGACGAGGGACCCGCCTTGCGGTTTCTGCTCGACACCGGCGGCCAGAACGTCATCACGCCGGCCGCGGCGCGGCGCTGCGGCCTAGTCGTCGTCGGCGAGGGCACGGTCGACGGGGTGGGGCCGAACGTCGTCCCGGTCCGTTACGCGGCCGCACGCACGGTGCAGATCGGGACCGCCGTGCTGCGCGACCAGCCCTTCGTCGTGCTCGATCTGGGCTCGGCGTTGCCGGTCGACGGGATCGTCGGCTACGAGCTGCTCGCGCGCTTGGCCGCACGGCTCGACCTCGCGCACCATCAGCTCGCGCTGGCGCGCTCGGCCGGCGCGTTCGGCGGCGGCGGTGCGCGCGTGCCGTTCGTCTACGACGAACGCCAGCCGCAGGTCGAGGGCGCGCTCGACGGGATCGCCGGCGCCGCCGGCGTCGACACCGGGAACGACGGACCGCTCGAGGTGTACTCGCACTTCGTGCGCGCGCACGACTTGGTGCATCGCTATCACGCGCTGCCCGACGACAGCTCGTACGTCGGCGTCGGCGGTCCGGTCGCCGGTTACCTGGCCCGCGCGCGCTCGCTGCGCATCGGCGGCGTCAGCGTCGACGACGTCGCCGTGCACCTGACGACCTCGCTGGCGCGCGGCGAGGAGTCGGATCCGAGCGTCGCGATGCAGATCGGCGACCCGGTCTGGAAGCGCTTCGTCGTGATCTTCGACTACCCGCGGCGGCTGCTGCGGCTCATCCCCTCACGCTGA